In a single window of the Balaenoptera acutorostrata chromosome 3, mBalAcu1.1, whole genome shotgun sequence genome:
- the CIDEB gene encoding lipid transferase CIDEB isoform X1, translating to MEYLSALDPSGLLSRSVSSMSSDLGRKLWTSAPPPRRPFRVCDHKRATRKGLTAATRRELLNKALETLMLSGVLTLVLEEDGTTVDSEDFFQLLEEDTCLMVLELGQSWSPSRGGVLSYGLGREKPKHSKDIARITFDVYKQNPRDLFGSLNIKATFYGLYSMSCDIQGLGPKKILRELLRWASALLQGLGHMLLGISSTLRHAVEGTERWQRQGRLQPY from the exons ATGGAGTACCTCTCTGCCCTGGACCCCAGCGGCCTGCTCAG CAGGTCAGTATCCAGTATGAGCTCCGATTTGGGCCGTAAGCTCTGGACCTCGGCTCCACCACCCCGGCGACCTTTCCGTGTCTGTGATCACAAGCGCGCCACCCGGAAAGGCCTGACAGCTGCCACCCGCCGGGAACTGCTAAACAAG GCACTGGAGACTCTGATGCTGAGTGGAGTGCTAACACTGGTGCTGGAGGAGGATGGGACCACAGTGGACAGCGAGGACTTCTTCCAGCTGTTGGAGGAGGACACGTGCCTGATGGTGCTGGAGCTGGGACAGAGCTGGAGCCCCAGCAGG GGTGGGGTGCTGTCGTATGGCCTGGGCCGGgagaagcccaagcacagcaaGGACATCGCCCGCATCACCTTCGATGTGTACAAGCAAAACCCTCGAGACCTCTTTGGCAGCCTGAACATCAAAGCCACGTTCTACGGGCTCTACTCCATGAGCTGTGACATTCAAGGACTCGGCCCAAAGAAAATACTCAG GGAGCTCCTCCGATGGGCCTCCGCACTGCTGCAAGGCCTGGGCCACATGCTGCTGGGAATTTCCTCCACCCTTCGTCAtgcagtggaagggactgagcgGTGGCAGCGGCAGGGTCGCCTCCAACCCTACTGA
- the CIDEB gene encoding lipid transferase CIDEB isoform X3, which produces MSSDLGRKLWTSAPPPRRPFRVCDHKRATRKGLTAATRRELLNKALETLMLSGVLTLVLEEDGTTVDSEDFFQLLEEDTCLMVLELGQSWSPSRGGVLSYGLGREKPKHSKDIARITFDVYKQNPRDLFGSLNIKATFYGLYSMSCDIQGLGPKKILRELLRWASALLQGLGHMLLGISSTLRHAVEGTERWQRQGRLQPY; this is translated from the exons ATGAGCTCCGATTTGGGCCGTAAGCTCTGGACCTCGGCTCCACCACCCCGGCGACCTTTCCGTGTCTGTGATCACAAGCGCGCCACCCGGAAAGGCCTGACAGCTGCCACCCGCCGGGAACTGCTAAACAAG GCACTGGAGACTCTGATGCTGAGTGGAGTGCTAACACTGGTGCTGGAGGAGGATGGGACCACAGTGGACAGCGAGGACTTCTTCCAGCTGTTGGAGGAGGACACGTGCCTGATGGTGCTGGAGCTGGGACAGAGCTGGAGCCCCAGCAGG GGTGGGGTGCTGTCGTATGGCCTGGGCCGGgagaagcccaagcacagcaaGGACATCGCCCGCATCACCTTCGATGTGTACAAGCAAAACCCTCGAGACCTCTTTGGCAGCCTGAACATCAAAGCCACGTTCTACGGGCTCTACTCCATGAGCTGTGACATTCAAGGACTCGGCCCAAAGAAAATACTCAG GGAGCTCCTCCGATGGGCCTCCGCACTGCTGCAAGGCCTGGGCCACATGCTGCTGGGAATTTCCTCCACCCTTCGTCAtgcagtggaagggactgagcgGTGGCAGCGGCAGGGTCGCCTCCAACCCTACTGA
- the LOC103004983 gene encoding leukotriene B4 receptor 2 isoform X5 gives MSVCYGPPGNETLLSWKTSRVTGTAFLLLAALLGLPGNGFVVWSLAGWRPARGRPLLATLVLHLALADGSVLLLTPLFVTFLTRQAWPLGQAGCKAVYYVCALSMYASVLLTGLLSLQRCLAVTRPFLAPRLRSPALARRLLLAVWLAALVLASPAAVYRHLWADRVCQLCHPSPAHAAAHLSLETLTAFVLPFGLVLGCYGVTLARLRGTRWGGRRQGARVGRLVGAIVLAFGLLWAPYHAVNVLQALAALAPPEGALARLGGASQAARAGTTALAFFSSSVNPLLYLFTSGDLLTRAGPRFLTRLFEGSGEARGVDHSREGTVELRATTRLKVLGQGRGNGDPGGGAEKDSQG, from the coding sequence ATGTCGGTCTGCTACGGTCCCCCGGGGAACGAGACGCTGCTGAGCTGGAAGACCTCGCGGGTCACAGGCACGGCCTTCCTGCTGCTGGCGGCGCTGCTGGGGCTGCCTGGCAATGGCTTCGTGGTGTGGAGCTTGGCGGGCTGGCGGCCCGCACGGGGGCGACCGCTGTTGGCCACGCTCGTGCTGCACCTGGCGCTGGCCGACGGCTCGGTGCTGCTGCTCACGCCGCTCTTCGTGACCTTCCTGACCCGGCAGGCCTGGCCGCTGGGCCAGGCGGGCTGCAAGGCCGTGTACTACGTGTGCGCGCTCAGCATGTACGCCAGCGTGCTGCTCACCGGCCTGCTCAGCCTGCAGCGCTGCCTCGCCGTCACCCGCCCCTTCCTGGCGCCCCGGCTGCGCAGCCCGGCCCTGGCCCGCCGCCTGCTGCTGGCCGTCTGGCTGGCCGCCCTGGTGCTCGCCAGCCCGGCCGCCGTCTACCGCCACCTCTGGGCGGACCGCGTGTGCCAGCTGTGCCACCCGTCGCCCGCCCACGCCGCCGCCCACCTGAGCCTGGAGACCCTGACCGCCTTCGTGCTGCCCTTCGGGCTGGTGCTCGGCTGCTACGGCGTGACGCTGGCGCGGCTGCGGGGCACCCGCTGGGGCGGCAGGCGGCAAGGGGCGCGGGTGGGCCGGCTGGTGGGCGCCATCGTGCTGGCCTTCGGCTTGCTCTGGGCCCCCTACCACGCTGTGAACGTGCTCCAGGCGCTCGCCGCGCTGGCTCCGCCCGAAGGAGCCTTGGCGAGGCTGGGCGGGGCGAGCCAGGCGGCGCGAGCCGGAACCACGGCTCTGGCCTTCTTCAGCTCCAGCGTCAACCCGCTGCTCTACCTCTTCACCTCCGGGGATCTACTGACCCGGGCGGGTCCCCGCTTCCTCACGCGGCTCTTTGAGGGCTCCGGAGAGGCCCGAGGGGTCGACCACTCTAGGGAGGGGACCGTGGAGCTCCGAGCTACAACTCGGCTCAAAGTGCTGGGGCAGGGCCGTGGCAATGGAGAccctgggggcggggcggagaAGGACAGTCAGGGATGA
- the LTB4R gene encoding LOW QUALITY PROTEIN: leukotriene B4 receptor 1 (The sequence of the model RefSeq protein was modified relative to this genomic sequence to represent the inferred CDS: inserted 4 bases in 3 codons) produces the protein MATSTTSPEAPSSPGVMFISLLVIIVLSVALAVGLPGNSFVVRSILVKMRKHSVTALLALHLALADLAVLLTAPFFLYYTAQGTWTFGLAGCRLFHYVCGVSMYASVLLITAMSLDRSLAVALLSASQKXRTKTVAWRSLGGIWVVSVLLATPVILYRKVTLGPDNRSLFCFPKYPSEAHRGFHLFFEVVTGFLLPFLAVVASYSDIWRRLRVRRFRRSRCTGRLLAFIILAFTAFWLPYHVVNLAEAVRALAGKTMGSGPESQRLHLARXALITLAFLSSSVXPVLYACAAGGLLRSAGITLVAKLLEGTGFEASTSRRGGTLAQTVRGAPASPEPGPAESLTASTNPLERSEVN, from the exons ATGGCCACGAGCACTACATCTCCTGAAGCACCCTCCTCACCAGGTGTCATGTTCATCTCTCTGCTGGTTATCATCGTACTGTCAGTGGCACTGGCTGTGGGGCTGCCTGGCAACAGCTTTGTGGTGAGGAGCATCCTGGTAAAGATGCGGAAGCACTCTGTCACTGCCCTGCTGGCGCTACACTTGGCCCTGGCCGACTTGGCCGTATTGCTCACTGCCCCCTTTTTCCTCTACTACACGGCCCAAGGCACCTGGACTTTTGGACTGGCCGGCTGCCGCCTGTTCCACTATGTCTGTGGGGTCAGCATGTATGCCAGCGTCCTGCTTATCACGGCCATGAGCCTGGACCGCTCGCTGGCGGTTGCCCTCCTCTCTGCGTCCCAGA CTCGCACCAAGACAGTTGCCTGGCGGTCGCTAGGAGGCATCTGGGTGGTGTCTGTCCTGCTGGCCACGCCCGTCATCTTGTACCGCAAGGTGACGCTGGGACCGGACAACAGGAGCCTGTTCTGCTTCCCGAAGTACCCCAGCGAAGCACATAGGGGTTTCCATCTGTTCTTCGAGGTGGTCACCGGCTTCCTGCTGCCCTTCCTGGCCGTGGTGGCCAGCTACTCCGACATCTGGCGCCGGCTGCGGGTCCGGCGCTTCCGCCGCAGCCGCTGCACCGGCCGCCTGCTGGCCTTTATCATCCTGGCCTTCACTGCCTTCTGGCTGCCCTACCACGTGGTGAACCTGGCCGAGGCGGTCCGCGCGCTGGCGGGCAAGACAATGGGGTCCGGGCCCGAGAGTCAGCGGCTGCACCTGGCCC AAGCGCTCATAACGCTGGCCTTCCTGAGCAGCAGCGT ACCCGTGCTGTATGCATGCGCCGCCGGCGGCCTGCTGCGCTCGGCCGGCATCACCCTCGTCGCCAAGCTGTTGGAGGGCACTGGCTTCGAGGCGTCCACCAGCCGCCGCGGGGGCACCCTGGCCCAGACGGTGAGGGGCGCCCCCGCCTCTCCCGAACCTGGCCCCGCCGAGAGCCTCACTGCCTCCACCAACCCTCTGGAGCGAAGCGAAGTCAACTAG
- the CIDEB gene encoding lipid transferase CIDEB isoform X2 yields MEYLSALDPSGLLRSVSSMSSDLGRKLWTSAPPPRRPFRVCDHKRATRKGLTAATRRELLNKALETLMLSGVLTLVLEEDGTTVDSEDFFQLLEEDTCLMVLELGQSWSPSRGGVLSYGLGREKPKHSKDIARITFDVYKQNPRDLFGSLNIKATFYGLYSMSCDIQGLGPKKILRELLRWASALLQGLGHMLLGISSTLRHAVEGTERWQRQGRLQPY; encoded by the exons ATGGAGTACCTCTCTGCCCTGGACCCCAGCGGCCTGCTCAG GTCAGTATCCAGTATGAGCTCCGATTTGGGCCGTAAGCTCTGGACCTCGGCTCCACCACCCCGGCGACCTTTCCGTGTCTGTGATCACAAGCGCGCCACCCGGAAAGGCCTGACAGCTGCCACCCGCCGGGAACTGCTAAACAAG GCACTGGAGACTCTGATGCTGAGTGGAGTGCTAACACTGGTGCTGGAGGAGGATGGGACCACAGTGGACAGCGAGGACTTCTTCCAGCTGTTGGAGGAGGACACGTGCCTGATGGTGCTGGAGCTGGGACAGAGCTGGAGCCCCAGCAGG GGTGGGGTGCTGTCGTATGGCCTGGGCCGGgagaagcccaagcacagcaaGGACATCGCCCGCATCACCTTCGATGTGTACAAGCAAAACCCTCGAGACCTCTTTGGCAGCCTGAACATCAAAGCCACGTTCTACGGGCTCTACTCCATGAGCTGTGACATTCAAGGACTCGGCCCAAAGAAAATACTCAG GGAGCTCCTCCGATGGGCCTCCGCACTGCTGCAAGGCCTGGGCCACATGCTGCTGGGAATTTCCTCCACCCTTCGTCAtgcagtggaagggactgagcgGTGGCAGCGGCAGGGTCGCCTCCAACCCTACTGA